The following are encoded together in the Tripterygium wilfordii isolate XIE 37 chromosome 3, ASM1340144v1, whole genome shotgun sequence genome:
- the LOC119995530 gene encoding aluminum-activated malate transporter 8-like, whose amino-acid sequence MNQLETQEKTGPLGHALGLLMALPGKSKAKVIAGAKCIKKLAEDDPRRITHSLKLGLALTLVSLLYYVRPLYDGFGISGMWAVLTVVVVFEFTVGGTLSKCINRGFATLVAGALGFGAQHLASIFGKKGEPITLGILVFILAAASTFTRFIPQIKARYDYGVLIFILTFSLVSVSGYRTDELLAFAYQRLSTILIGGATCVIVSICIYPVWAGEKLHQSVASNLEKLSRYLEGFGDQYYRGEGVEESKNEKSYPQGYESVLNSKSAEEALANFAVWEPGHGKFRLRHPWQQYLMIGSLTRQCACRVEALNGFINNDAKGSSKVRTEIQESLTKMSRESGEALKALASAIKTMTVPSPAHFHVENSKAAIKDLKLALKAATSDNADILAIVPCATTASILMEIVDCVEKITDSVHELSIKAQFKSVEPTVSPEKPQFLHRGSIKPVAEVVITVNEASTDHSPEDKNTGLATKPINHVGVPF is encoded by the exons ATGAACCAGTTAGAGACTCAAGAGAAGACCGGACCGTTGGGGCATGCACTAGGCTTGCTTATGGCCTTGCCTGGTAAGTCCAAGGCCAAAGTCATAGCAGGTGCAAAGTGCATAAAAAAGCTTGCAGAAGATGACCCAAGAAGAATCACTCATTCACTAAAACTGGGTTTGGCTCTAACATTGGTGTCCTTATTGTACTATGTCAGACCTCTCTATGATGGGTTTGGTATCTCAGGAATGTGGGCTGTGCTAACAGTGGTGGTAGTCTTTGAGTTCACAGTTG GGGGGACTCTGAGCAAATGCATAAACAGAGGATTTGCAACACTAGTAGCTGGTGCACTTGGGTTTGGGGCACAACACTTGGCAAGTATATTTGGAAAGAAAGGAGAGCCAATTACTCTTGGAATCCTTGTCTTCATATTGG CTGCAGCGTCGACATTCACGCGATTCATCCCGCAAATCAAGGCAAGATATGACTATGGTGTGCTGATATTTATACTGACATTCAGTTTGGTATCTGTATCCGGATATAGAACCGATGAACTCCTAGCGTTTGCCTATCAAAGACTATCAACAATCTTAATAGGTGGAGCAACCTGCGTAATTGTATCCATCTGTATCTATCCTGTATGGGCTGGTGAGAAACTTCATCAGTCAGTTGCTTCCAATTTAGAGAAGCTCTCAAGATATCtagaag GTTTTGGAGATCAATATTATCGCGGCGAGGGTGTTGAAGAATCGAAAAATGAGAAATCATATCCACAAGGATATGAAAGTGTTCTTAATTCAAAATCCGCTGAAGAAGCCTTG GCAAATTTTGCAGTATGGGAACCTGGACATGGAAAATTTAGGCTAAGGCATCCATGGCAGCAATATTTGATGATTGGATCGCTCACACGACAATGTGCTTGTCGCGTTGAAGCTCTCAATGGCTTCATCAACAACGACGCCAAA GGATCGTCAAAAGTTCGAACTGAAATTCAAGAATCATTGACAAAGATGAGTAGAGAATCTGGGGAGGCATTGAAAGCATTGGCTTCTGCAATAAAAACAATGACTGTTCCTTCCCCTGCCCATTTCCATGTAGAGAACTCAAAAGCTGCTATTAAGGACCTTAAACTTGCTCTCAAAGCTGCAACTTCAGACAATGCAGACATCTTAGCAATTGTACCTTGTGCAACAACTGCTTCAATACTAATGGAGATCGTTGATTGCGTAGAGAAGATCACTGATTCAGTCCACGAGCTTTCGATTAAAGCACAATTTAAGAGTGTAGAACCAACTGTGTCACCGGAGAAACCCCAATTCCTTCATCGTGGAAGCATTAAGCCTGTCGCGGAAGTAGTTATTACTGTAAATGAGGCATCTACTGATCATTCTCCAGAAGATAAGAATACTGGATTAGCAACAAAACCCATCAACCATGTTGGAGTAccattttag